Proteins found in one bacterium genomic segment:
- a CDS encoding type II secretion system F family protein — MFAMDLFLTLISGTSVALPLGYIGFSLGKGKKGRKPGSKVIRRLETQLPAFLDSISSNLTVGNSLQQSIETAIKKDQTPLAAYFKTIILRVRSGMTLDASLEQQARELSGGSLSLALLSMASSYRSGSNMIESLSMLATLCRERESLRKKILARTAQSRTQGYVLIFVPVLFMLLLYVVSPHNMIPVLGTNLGRALLGTAAALQCMGGIVIRTMLKQEIL, encoded by the coding sequence ATGTTCGCTATGGATCTTTTCCTCACTCTGATTTCAGGGACCAGCGTCGCCCTGCCGCTGGGCTACATCGGGTTTTCGCTAGGCAAAGGGAAGAAGGGCAGAAAACCGGGATCGAAGGTGATCAGAAGATTGGAAACACAGCTGCCTGCTTTTCTGGATTCCATCTCCTCAAACCTTACAGTGGGAAATAGCCTTCAGCAATCCATTGAGACGGCCATTAAAAAAGATCAGACACCTCTGGCAGCATATTTTAAAACAATAATTCTCAGGGTGAGATCAGGAATGACACTGGACGCTTCCCTCGAACAGCAGGCCCGGGAGCTCTCCGGCGGTTCCCTCTCTCTGGCCCTTCTCTCCATGGCTTCCTCTTACCGGTCCGGAAGCAACATGATCGAGTCCCTCTCCATGCTCGCCACCCTTTGCAGAGAACGCGAGAGCCTTCGTAAAAAGATCCTGGCCCGAACCGCTCAGAGCAGGACACAGGGCTATGTACTCATATTTGTGCCGGTTCTTTTCATGCTGCTCCTTTACGTCGTAAGCCCCCACAACATGATCCCTGTCCTTGGCACAAACCTCGGAAGGGCACTTCTTGGAACTGCGGCCGCACTGCAATGCATGGGCGGAATCGTCATCCGGACAATGCTCAAACAGGAGATCCTCTAA
- a CDS encoding ATPase, T2SS/T4P/T4SS family, with protein sequence MILVASFLSPTKENRKISLKRTAAIIGRDGNAEIQLDHPSVSREHAQVKFIEGKNHFSIEDLGSANGTYVDGVRVVENYTLYPDQQLEVGPFRFSLCLMPDDSGQNGQKDKIELNETAREEFVIQEAVRTLPGMMSPTKRTDKESDSAFAEKAEKALYKRIMELLPEDTKATRAERLTKIALTLSLGLGPLEEWLSDPGISEIMINGTESIYIEKNGVMSNLPSPFQDEVSIMRIVDRILSPLGRRVDEKSPYVDGRLPDGSRINVIIPPVSLTGPVLTIRKFAEERLNISRLVDMKSLSKEAADFLEKAVVSKRNILISGGTGTGKTTLLNSLAYFIPSWERVVTIEDAAELDLEQEHIVRLETRPPNIEGESEVTTRDLVRNSLRMRPDRIIVGECRGAEALDMLQAMNTGHEGSMTTCHANSPRDALKRLEMMALMSGIELPLRVVREQIASAINIVIQISRMAGGRRGVTSILEVDGIEGDQILTQPIFEYRNQKSTLENTGIRASFLADTDIMDVPRQPHMGVN encoded by the coding sequence CGACAAAGGAAAACAGAAAAATTTCTTTAAAGAGAACTGCCGCAATTATCGGACGAGACGGGAATGCCGAAATTCAGCTGGACCATCCTTCCGTGTCCAGAGAACACGCACAGGTAAAATTTATAGAGGGAAAGAATCACTTCAGCATCGAGGATCTCGGCAGTGCCAACGGTACCTACGTTGATGGTGTTCGGGTCGTTGAAAACTATACCCTTTATCCGGACCAGCAGCTGGAGGTGGGGCCCTTCAGGTTCAGCCTTTGTCTCATGCCGGATGATAGTGGGCAAAACGGGCAAAAAGATAAGATAGAACTTAACGAGACAGCCAGAGAAGAGTTTGTCATTCAGGAAGCGGTTCGAACTCTGCCTGGCATGATGTCCCCGACAAAACGTACCGACAAGGAGAGTGACAGCGCCTTCGCCGAAAAAGCCGAGAAGGCTTTGTATAAGAGGATCATGGAACTCCTGCCGGAAGACACCAAAGCCACCCGTGCAGAGCGTCTTACGAAAATAGCCCTTACTCTCTCCCTCGGACTGGGCCCCCTTGAGGAATGGCTCAGCGATCCCGGCATCTCGGAGATCATGATCAATGGTACTGAATCGATCTACATTGAAAAGAACGGCGTAATGAGCAACCTGCCTTCACCTTTTCAGGATGAAGTTTCCATTATGAGGATCGTTGACCGAATACTCTCTCCCCTGGGTAGACGTGTCGATGAGAAAAGCCCTTATGTAGATGGACGTCTGCCTGACGGGTCCAGGATCAATGTGATCATACCGCCCGTATCCCTCACAGGACCGGTGCTTACGATAAGAAAATTCGCGGAAGAGCGCCTTAACATCTCCCGACTGGTTGACATGAAAAGTCTGAGCAAGGAAGCAGCCGATTTCCTGGAAAAAGCTGTGGTAAGCAAAAGGAACATCCTCATTTCCGGAGGCACAGGGACAGGTAAAACAACCCTTTTAAACTCCCTGGCCTATTTTATCCCTTCCTGGGAGAGGGTGGTCACAATAGAAGACGCGGCCGAGCTGGATCTCGAACAGGAACATATCGTACGCCTGGAAACACGGCCTCCAAACATTGAAGGTGAAAGTGAGGTTACAACCCGTGACCTCGTCCGGAACTCCCTGCGCATGAGACCGGATCGCATTATCGTTGGAGAGTGCCGGGGAGCTGAAGCTCTCGACATGCTCCAGGCAATGAACACAGGTCATGAGGGGTCCATGACCACATGTCATGCCAACTCCCCCAGGGACGCCCTCAAAAGACTTGAGATGATGGCTTTAATGTCCGGCATCGAACTGCCTCTCCGGGTCGTACGGGAACAGATCGCTTCAGCAATAAATATAGTCATTCAAATCTCCCGCATGGCCGGTGGCAGGCGAGGTGTCACAAGTATCCTGGAAGTAGACGGCATTGAGGGGGACCAGATCCTCACTCAGCCTATTTTCGAGTACCGGAACCAAAAATCTACATTGGAAAATACAGGGATCCGGGCATCGTTTCTGGCGGATACGGACATTATGGATGTCCCCAGACAACCGCACATGGGAGTCAATTGA
- a CDS encoding DUF192 domain-containing protein, protein MNRLINTVTGDILVEKLLVRATFSGRFRGLLFHRKLEAGAAMLLVATKRVHTHGMLFPLDLYFFNGSLRLLDSRHRVMPWKLPESPQGTQHILEIPCDTTTEPLRLAIGEQVSILWRIRS, encoded by the coding sequence ATGAACCGCCTGATCAATACTGTGACGGGGGACATCCTGGTTGAGAAACTCCTGGTCAGGGCAACCTTTTCAGGACGGTTTAGAGGGCTATTATTTCACCGGAAACTGGAAGCAGGGGCAGCGATGCTGCTTGTTGCTACAAAGAGGGTGCACACCCATGGGATGCTCTTTCCCCTGGACCTTTATTTCTTTAACGGCTCCCTGCGTCTCCTCGATTCCCGACACCGTGTCATGCCCTGGAAGCTGCCCGAATCCCCCCAGGGGACGCAGCACATTCTCGAGATTCCCTGCGACACCACTACCGAACCGCTTCGGCTGGCCATTGGTGAACAGGTGTCGATCCTCTGGAGGATAAGATCATGA
- a CDS encoding type II secretion system F family protein: MERILWTLITVGVGIFMVGLSQIFLNPFFNNPSASLDNTLPGNTKRIGVSFAGILITGILVLAATSSLEAALIVAAIPPFLWALLFTLRSKQRKRRRAFITKELPLLLDYLVLQVESGHSIQQALRSASALFFSGGPLHTGLYKLDESMQIGCSIGQALEKFRQWLDTSEADVPIMAISQALEHGTPLGKILREQSKRMREYLILDGEQFANTVSVKILIPLLFFIFPASFLVIFSPVIVSLSVRLP; encoded by the coding sequence ATGGAGAGAATTCTATGGACATTAATAACAGTTGGGGTGGGAATCTTTATGGTCGGCCTGTCTCAAATATTTCTCAACCCGTTTTTCAATAACCCTTCCGCATCACTGGACAACACCCTGCCTGGGAACACTAAAAGGATCGGCGTCTCTTTCGCCGGGATATTGATAACCGGGATACTGGTACTGGCTGCAACCTCATCCCTGGAAGCTGCCCTCATTGTTGCAGCCATCCCTCCGTTTCTATGGGCTCTATTATTCACCTTGCGTTCCAAACAACGGAAAAGGCGGCGAGCTTTCATCACGAAAGAGTTGCCTCTTCTTCTGGACTACCTGGTTCTTCAGGTGGAGTCCGGCCATTCCATCCAGCAGGCTCTCAGATCAGCCTCTGCACTGTTTTTTAGCGGGGGCCCTCTCCACACCGGACTTTATAAATTGGATGAATCCATGCAAATCGGCTGTTCCATCGGGCAGGCGTTGGAAAAGTTCAGGCAATGGCTGGACACTTCTGAAGCAGATGTACCAATAATGGCCATTTCTCAGGCACTCGAGCACGGAACTCCCCTGGGGAAGATCCTCCGGGAGCAGTCAAAAAGGATGAGGGAATATCTGATCCTGGATGGTGAACAGTTCGCCAATACCGTTTCCGTAAAGATCCTGATCCCCCTGCTTTTCTTTATTTTCCCGGCATCTTTCCTGGTTATCTTCAGCCCCGTGATCGTATCTCTGTCTGTGAGGCTGCCATGA